TCGAGCTCGGAGCGGCCGCGCCGTAGACCGGGGACTGGCGTCGCGGCGCGCGCCGCGACCGGAGGTGGCTCATGTCGCATCGATCGATCGCGCGCGCGGGAGTGCTCGCCCTGACGTGCGCCGCCCTCGCGCGGCCGGCGCACGCCGGCCTCGCCGACGCGCCGCCGCTGCTCGGCGGCACGACGAAGGCGAAGCACGTCTTCTCGATCCCGGGCGTCACCGCGAACGCCGATCTCGGGACGGTCGTGATGTGCACGTCGCTCGAGAAGAGCAAGCCGATCGCGATCGCCGTCGAGGTGTTCGCGGAGGACGGCACGGTGACGGCGAACGACGTCACGCTCGGAGAGGGCGTCGTCGCGAACGTCGCGCCGAGCCAGACGGTGACGTTCGAGATCGCCATCGACGACATGCTGCCGGAGATCATCGCCACGACGAAGGACGCCGCGATCCTGGCTCCCGGCGACGTCACGCACGGCAGCGCGCGCGTGCTGTCGACGTCGACGAAGCTCATGTGCACCGCCGGCGTGCTCGACCGCGCGAGCGTCGCGCCGACGGGCATGCTCTCGCTGCAGGTGATCGCGAAGACGAAGCAGAAGGGGAACTAGCGCCGCGCGCTCAGACGCCGGCGACCGAGAGCTGCTCGAGGGTGTCGAGCGCGGCGTTCGTTCCCGCGACGACGAGCGCGTCGCCCTCGCGCACGACGTCGGCGGCACCCGGCACGCGCACGTGCTTGCCGCCGATCTCGCGGATCAGGACGACCTGCACGCCGAGGCGCTGCCGGAGGTCGAGGTCGGACAGCGAGCGCCCGAACGCCGACGGCGGCGCGACGATCTGCTGCAGCGCGTAGCCGGCGCCGAGGTGCACGCGGCCGCCCTGCGCCACCGCGCTCACGTTGGCCGAGAGGCCGCCCGCGAGATCGCGGCGCATCATCTCGCGCCCGTGCGCCTCGACGACCGCGCGCTCCCGCAGCGTCGCGACGATCTTCGTCGGGTCGTCCTCGGCGACGACCGCGATCTCGTCCATGCGCGACGCCGTGAACAGGCGCGAGGCGAGGTCGAGGTCGTCGCTCGGCTTGAGCACGGGCTTGCGCTCGACGAGGTCGCCCGCGACGACGACGCCCGAGAGCGCCTCGCGGTCGTAGATGAGCCGCCGCACCTCGTCGAGCGAGATCGCGCCGAGCAGCCGGCCGCCCTCGTCGACGACGAAGAACTGCGAGTGGTGGCTCTGCACGACGAGGTCGAGCAGCGCCTCGAAGCGCGCGTTCGCCGGCACGACCTCGGGCTCGGGCTGCATCTCGTCGCGCACGAACAGCTGCTTCAGCGCGTTCGGATCGTCCTGCGTGAAGATGTCGACGCCCTGGCGCCGCAGCTTCGTCGTGTAGATCGAGTCGCGCGAGAGCCGCTGCGACACCACCGTCGACAACACGCACGCCGCCATGAGCCCGGGGATGATGTCGATCGTCTGCGTCATCTCGAAGATGATCAGGATCGCGCTGATCGGCGCGTGCGTCGTCGCCGCGACGACGGCGCCCATCGTGACGAGCGCGTAGGCGCCCGAGGTCGCGGTCGCGTCGGGGAACCACGCGTGGATGTAGTGGCCGAGGAAGCCGCCGGTCATCGCACCGAGGAACAGCGACGGCGCGAACACGCCGCCCGAGCCGCCCGACGCGAGCGTGAGCGACGTCGCCACGAGCTTGCCCACGAGCAGCGCGCCGAGCGTGCCCGCGGCGAGCTTCCCGGCGAGCGCCGCGCCGACCGACGTGTACCCGACGCCGTACACCTGCGGCAGCGCGAGCGCGACGAGCCCGGTGAGCGCGCCGCCGAGCGCCGCCTTCCCCCACTCGGGCAGCGGCACGGCGGCGAAGCGGTCCTCGGTGAACGAGAGGGTGCGGATGAACGCGACGCCGACCAGGCCCGCGACGACGCCTGCCACCATGTACGGGAACACCTCGAGCGGGCTCACGATCTCGTACGGCGGCACCGGGAAGGCGGCGTGGTTGCCGAGCGCCCAGCGCGACACGATGGTCGCGACGACGGACGCGATGACGATCGGGCTGAAGTTCGAGACGCCGAAGTCGCCGACGACGATCTCCGCGGCGAAGAGCGCGCTCGCGATGGGCGCGTTGAACGTCGCCGAGAGGCCGGCGGCCGCGCCGCACGCGACGAGCGTCCGCAGCTCGCGCACCTTGAGCCCGAGCAGCTGGCCGAGCGTCGAGCCCATCGACGCGCCGATCTGGACGATCGTGCCCTCGCTGCCGGCCGAGCCGCCCGAGCCGATCGTGATCGCCGAGGTCAGCGCCTTGAGCCCCGCGATGCGCGGGCGGATGATGCCGCCGCGGAGCGCGACGGCCTTCATCACCTCGGGCACGCCGTCGCCGCGGGCCTCGCGCGCGAAGAGCCACACGAGCGGCCCGACGACCGCGCCGCCGATCGCGGGAATCGCGATGCGCCACGTCCACGCGAGCTCGCGCGCGGGGGCGATCGGATCCTCCGCCTCGCGCAGGAGCCCCGCGTCGAGCATGGCGCCGAGGCCGTCCAGGCCCTCGAACGCGAAGGCGGTGACGGCGCGGATCATGAGCCGGAAGAGCAGCGCGCCGATCGCGCCGGCGAGCCCGACCGCGATCGCGAGCGCGACGAGGACGAGGTGCTTGTCGCGCTGGGACGCGGGGGCTCCGTGTGCGTGCGCGATGACGAGCCCCCTTCGACGCGGCGCGCCGGCGGCGCGCGCCGAGGCTAGCAGCTCGCGATCGCGAGCGGAGCGGCTGCTAGGTTCGCGCGATGCCGAACTCGTCGTCCGAAGGCCTCGCACCGCCGCCCTGGGAGGTGGTCGAGACCGAGCAGCTCCACGACTGCCGCGTCTTCCGCGTGGGCCGCGAGCGAGCGCGCTCGCCGCGCACGGGCGCGCTCCACGACTTCTATCGCCTCGACTCGGCCGACTGGGTGAACGTCGTCGCGCTGACGCCGGGCGACGAGCTCGTGCTCGTCCGCCAGTACCGCCACGGCCTGCACGCGACGACGCTCGAGATCCCGGGCGGCATGGTCGACCCCGGCGAGGAGCCCGCCGAAGCCGCTGCGCGCGAGCTGCTCGAGGAGACGGGCTACCGCGCCGGCGCGGTAGCGGCCGTCGGCCGCGTGAACCCGAACCCCGCGCTCTTCGGCAACCGCGTCCACACCTTCGTCGCGACGGGCTGCGAGCGCGTCGCTCCCATCCGCAACGAGGGCGCCGAGGAGACGCGCGTCGAGCTGCTCGCGCGCGCGCGGCTCCACGACGCGGTGCGCGCCGGCGCGATCGATCACGCGCTCGTGCTCGCGGGCCTCTACGCGTGGGAGCTCGCCGAGCGCGCCTAGCGAGTCGCTCGGTTCGGCCGACCGCGCGGCGCGCCGCCGCCGCGCGGCTACGGGACGATCTTCTCCGGGAGCGGGTGGCGGTAGAGCTTCGAGGCGTTCTCGCACGCGATCATGCGGCGCTGCTCGACGGGCAGGTCGCCGCAGAGGTCGACGAACACGTTCTGCGTGTTCGGCCACGTGCCGTCGCCGTGCGGGTAGTCGCTCTCGAAGAGCACGTTCTCGACGCCGATCGCCGGGAGCGTCACGACGGTCGAGGGGTCGTCGATCATGCAGAACCAGAAGTTGCGGCGCAGGCAGTCGGACGGCGAGATCGACTTGTCGGGCCAGCCCGAGCCGTAGCCGCTCCGCGCCATGATGTTGTCGAGGCGGTCGATCAGCCCGCCGACCCAGCCGATGCCGCCCTCGCTCATCGCGATCTTGAGCGCGGGGTAGCGCGCGGCCCAGCCGCTCCACAGCCACTGCGCGCACGACTCGAAGGCCATCGCCTGGAAGAGCGTCGCGCCGAGCTCGAGCCCGGGCGCGCCCGGCGGCATCTTCGCGAAGCCCGACGAGCCGACGTGCAGGTTCATGACCGTCTCGGTCTCGGCGCACGCGCGGATGATCGGCTCCCAGTACGCGTCGAAGATCGGCGGCAATCCCTGGTTGTGCGGCTGCTCGGGCATCGTCACCGCGGTGAAGCCGCGCTTCGCGTTGCGACGGATCTCCTCGGCGCCCTTCGCCGGATCGGACAGGAACGTGATGCCGAGCGGCACGATGCGATCGGGGTACGAGCCGTGCCACTCCTCGAACAGCCAGTCGTTCCACGCGCGCACGCACGCGAGGCCGAGCTCCTGGTCCTTGCTCTCGCTGAAGAGCGTGCCGCCGAAGCCGGTGACGCCGGACGGGAAGTTCACCGACGCCCAGATGCCGCCGATGTCCATGTCCTTCACGCGCGCGTGGATGTCCCAGCATCCGCGCCGGATCTCGTCGAAGCGCGCCGGCTCGACGCGGTGGTCCTCGCGCGGGCGGCCGGCGACGCACATGAAGCCGACCTGGAAGAACGGGGTGTCCTCGTACACCCAGATCTGGTGGCCCTCCTCCGTCTCGACGACGCGCGGTGCGCGCTCCTCGAACTTGCGCGGCATGCGTCCTTCGAACGTGTGCGGCGGCTCCATCAGGTGATCGTCGACGGACAGGATCGTGTGGCGCACGACCGCCGGCTCCGGATCGGGGAGCAGCGGCTTCGTGACGGGGCGCTTGACGCCGAGCTTGATGACGCGGGCCATGGGGTTCTCCTCGAGTCGTTGCGGCGATGATCCGCCAGCGTGCGCGCCGCGGTCAACCGGCGTCGCCCGGCGCCGCGCCCGCCGCCGTCCCGCTCGCCGCGTCGGCGCGCGCCGGGCCGAGCCGCTCCGCCGCGAGCTCCGCGAGCAGGCGCGCGGCGGCATCGTTGCCGAACGCGTTCCAGTGCCCGTCGTAGCGCCAGTGGAGCTCGCGGCCCGTCTCGCGGCGAAGCGCGCGCAGTGCGGGCTGGAGAGCCGCGAACGCGAACCCGCGCTCCGCGCACAGCCGCGCGAGGCGCGCGTCGACGAGATCGACGTCGAAGGCGACGCCCGCGTAGTCGGGGTGCGAGGCGGCGAGCCGCGCCGCGCCCTCGGCCGGGTCGAGCACGCCCTCGGGCGTCGACGCCGCGGCGACGGCGAACCCCGCGCCGAGCGCGCGCGCGCGCCGCTCGATGCGCACGAGCAGCCGCTCGGTCGCGGCCCACGCCGGCGCCCACTCGTCCGCGTAGGCGGGCGCGAACGCGCGGAACGACACGGGCGGCGGCGCGTCGCGCCGGATGCGCGCGAGCGTGAGCCGGTGCGCGACGAGCTGGTTGAGCGCCGAGCCGCGCACCCACAGGCCGATCGCACTCTCGAACGGAACGAGCTCGGCGATGGGCAGGCCCTCGCGCGCGGCGCGCGCGAGGGCCTCCTGCTCGGCGCGCTTCGCGTCGAAGCCCTCGGCGTCGTTGTAGACGTCGTTGCGCGTCGTGAAGAGGAGCAGCACGAGGTCGGGCGCGAGTGCGCGTCCGTGCTTCGCGAGCGCGGCGAGCTCCTCGCGCTGTCCCCATCCTTCCTTGCCGAGCGCGACGACGTCGACCGGCCCGAGCCCCGGCCGCTCGTGCAGGTGGGCTTCGAGCCGCCGCGCCACGCCTTGCGCGAGCGGCACCGAGACGGCCGCGACGTACGAGTCGCCGAGCAGCACCACGCGCCGCGCGCCCGGCGCCTTCGGCGCCGGCTCGACGTCGTGCATGCCGAGCGTGTTGTGCGCATCGTCGCGCGCGAACTCGCGCGGGCGGATGAAGCCCGTCGCGTTCACCTCGTAGCCGAGCGTCGTCGCGGGCAGCGCGCGCAGCGCGAGCTCGGCCCCGACGAGCGCGAGCGCGAGCGCGGCGGCCGCGAGCGCGAGCTTCGCGGCGGGCCGCGCGCGCCGCGCGCCGTCGGTCACGCGCGCTCCGGCGCGTCGGTGCGCGCCGCATCGATCCGCGCGAGCGCCACGTCCACGATGCGCGCGTCGAGGCCGAGCGGCTCGGAGAGCGCGATCGCGACGCCCGGGTGCTCGGCGCGCGCCGCGTCGACGAGCCGCGGCAGGTCCTCCTGCGTGTGGCGGCCCGGCGACAGGAAGAAGGGATGGACGACGACCCGCGTCGCGCCCGCGGCGACGCACGCGGCGACCGCGTGCGCGAGGTCGGGCGGGACCACCTCGAGATGCGCGGTCGCCACGTGGGCGTCGGGCCGACGCGCGCGCACCTCGCGCGCGAGCGCCTCGAGCTGCGCGTTCGCTTCGGCGCGCCGGCTCCCGTGGTCGATCAGCACGATCGCGTTCACGGACGGGGGCTCGCCGTCACCAGTACGTCGTGGTCGCGACGAGCGGCGCGCGCACCTCGGTGCGGCAGGCGAGGCGCAGCTCGGCGTCGATGCGGTTGCGGCGCTTGATCTCGACCTCGCGCGGGGTCTCGGGAGCGAGCGCGTCGGCGCCCTCGAGGACGCGCATTCCGCAGCGCGCGCACACGCCGTCCGCGCCGCACGCACTCGCGACGGGGAGACCTGCCGCGCGCGCCGCCTCGAGCAGCTTCGTGCCGACGGCGACCTGCACGCGCACGCCCGACGGCTCGAAGCGCACCGGCACGAGCGCGGGCCGCGCGCCCGGCCCGGCCTCCGCCGCGGCCGGGTCGTGCGCGTCGTCCCTCGACGAGTCGTGCCGCGGCGTGCTCACGGCGGCCGAGCATACTGCGCGGGTGCGCGCTCCGCGCGGCGGGGCTCGCGCGCGGGGGCCTCTGGTAGGATGCCGGCCATGCCCACTGCCGGCCTGCTCGTGATCGGGAACGAGATCCTGTCGGGCAAGGTCGTCGACACGAACTCGCCCTATCTCGCGCGCGAGCTGCGCGAGCTCGGCGTCGATCTCGAGCGCATCCTCACCATCCCCGACGACGTCGACGGGATCGCGCGCGAGGTGCGCGCGATGAGCGCGGCCTACGACTTCGTGTTCACGTCGGGCGGAATCGGGCCTACGCACGACGACCTCACGATGGAGGGGGTCGCCCAGGCCTTCGGCCGCGCCATCGAGGAGAACGCCTCGATGATCGAGCGGATGGAGCGCGCGCAGGGCCGCGCGCCCAACGCGAGCCAGCGCAAGATGGCGATGATCCCTTCGGGCGCCGTGCTCGTCGACTCGGGCGACCTGTGGTTCCCGATCGTCGTGGTCGAGAACGTCCACATCTTTCCGGGCATCCCCGAGCTGCTGCAGAAGAAGTTCCAGTCGATCCGCGAGCGCTTCCGCGGCGTGCCGTTCCAGCTGCGGCGCGTGTACGTGACGCGCCACGAGAGCGACATCGCGCACTCGCTCAACGCGCTGCTCCAGGACTTCCCCGAGCTCATGCTCGGCTCGTACCCGCGCATCGGCGAGGAGCACTACCGCGTGCTGCTCACGCTCGAGTCGCGCGACGAGGGCTACCTCGAGCGCGCCGTCGCGTCGCTGCTCGAGCGCATCCCGAGCGACGCCGTCCACAGGGTCGAATAGCGAGCGTCGTGGACCCGGACGGCCGCGATGCGCTGCTGCGCGGACTCGCCTGGCTGCACCCGACGTGGATGGCGGCGGCGCTCGCGATCGCGTTCGCCGCGCTCCGCAGCGGGCTCGAGCTGCGGCGGCGCCGCGCGCGGCGCGGCGAGGGGCTCGCGGCCCTGCGGCGCTCGCACCTGCTCCGCGCGAAGCTCGCGCTCCCGCTGCTCGTCGCGGGCTTCGCGCTCGGGCCCGTCGCCGCGGTGCTCGCGCGCGACATGACGCCCTTCCGCACGCTGCACGCCTGGGTCGGCGTCGCGACGCTCGCGCTCTTCGTCGCGGCGGGCGTGACGGGGCACCGGCTCGAGGAAGGGGCGCTCCCCCTGCGCGCGCCGCACGCGCGGCTCGCGCTCGCCGCGCTGCTCGCATCCGCCGTCGCGTTCGCGACGGGCTTCGTGCTGCTTCCCTGAGTCGCGCGCGCCGGCCGGCGCGCGCTAGAGCACCTCGTTCGCGCGCTGGCGGAGCCAGTCGTCGGCGAGCACGAGACACGTCATCGCCTCGACGAGCGGGACGGCGCGCGGGAGCACGCACGGGTCGTGGCGGCCCTGCGCCTCGAGTACGACGGCGTGGCCCGCGCGATCGACCGTCTGCTGCGCGCTCGCGATCGTGGCCGTCGGCTTGAACGCGACGCGCAGCACGATGGGCTCGCCGTTGCTGATGCCGCCCTGCACGCCGCCGCTGCGGTTGCTCGGCGCGCGCGGCGCGCCGCCCTCGCCCGGGACGAACGGGTCGTTGTGCGCGAGGCCCGTCATGCGCGTGCCCGCGAAGCCGCTGCCGATCTCGAACCCCTTCGCGGCCGGGAGCGAGAGCATCGCGTGCGCGAGCTGCGCGTCGAGCTTGTCGAAGACGGGCTCGCCGAGCCCGGGCGGCACGTTGCGCGCGACGCACTCGACGACGCCGCCGAGCGAGTCGCCCGCGCGGCGCGCGGCGTCGATGCGCTCCGCCATCTCGCGCGCGGCCTCGGCGTCCGGGCAGCGCACCTCGTTCGCCTCGACCTGCGCGAGCGTCGCGCTCGCGGGGTCGACCTTCGCCTCGACCTCGTGCACGCGCGACACCCACGCGAGCACCTCGATGCCGGCGACCTCGCGCAGGAGCTTGCGCGCCACCGCGCCCGCCGCGACGCGCCCGATCGTCTCTCTCGCGCTCGCGCGCCCACCGCCCTGCCAGTTGCGGATGCCGTACTTCGCCTCGTAGGTGAAGTCGGCGTGCGACGGGCGGTAGACGTCCTTCATGTGCTCGTAGGCGCTCGGCCGCGCATCGGTGTTGCGCACGAGGATCGCGATCGGCGTGCCGAGCGTGCGGCCCTCGAACAGGCCCGAGAGGATCTCCGCCCGGTCGGCCTCCTGTCGCGGCGTCGTGAGCCGACTCTGCCCGGGGCGCCGTCGATCGAGATCGCGCTGGATCTCCGCCACGTCGAGCGCGAGCCGCGGCGGGCAGCCGTCGACGACGACGCCGACGCCGCCGCCGTGCGACTCGCCGAAGGTCGTGATGCGGAAGGCGCGGCCGAACGAGCTGCTCAAGAGGAATGGGCTCCACGGCGGGGAGGACGAGGGCGAATCGAGGCGCGGAGAGTACCGCGCCCCGCCGCCTCGCGTGCGAGGATGGCGCACGGGCCGCGTCACCGCGCGGCGCCCACCCGAGGTCCACAGCGCCATGTCGTCGCCCGCCGCCCCGTCGCCCTCCGTGGCGCGCCGCGCCTCGCGCGGAGCGCCCGACCGCAGCTGCCCGCGCGCGGGCGCGCGCCGCGGGCTGCGCGCGAGCGCCTCCGCGCCGCTCCCGCTGCTCGCGGTACTCGTCGCCGCGGTCCTCGCCGCGGGCGTCGTCTCGGCCGAGCCGGTCGACGACGGGCTCCTCGAGCTCGGGCGCGACCGCGCGAGTGCGATCGCTGCGCTCGGTCGGCCCCCCGTGCGCTGCGCGGCGCTGCCCGGCGACCGCACCGAGCTCTGCGAGTGGCACTTCGGCGACCGCGACGCCGCGTGGCGGCCGCTCGCGCGCGCGATCCGCACGGACGCGCGCGTCGGGCTCGTGTGCCGCTTCGAGCGCGAGAGCGGAGCGCGCGTGGCGCGCGGCTGCGAGGCGTTCCCGCGGCGCTCGAACCGCGAGGAGTTCGTCGCGCTGCGCCGCTACGGCAAGCGCGGCCTGAAGCAGCAAGCGGAGAACGAGCGCGCGCGCGAAGCGCGCGCGCAGGCGCTCGCGGAGCTCGGGAGCGCGCGCACGCTCGACGCCGTGGTGGGCGTCGTCGGCGCGGTTCCCGAGGAGTGCGTGGCAGACGCGGACGACGCGCTGTGCTCCTGGCGCACCACGTCGCACACGCCGGGCCACGGTACGCTCGCCGCCTCGATCGCCGCGAGCCCGCGCAAGAAGATCCGGCTCGCGTGTCGCTTCCCGCGCGACGGGTCGCCGAGCTCCTCGTCGCCGTGCACGGCCGCGGTGGGCGACTGAGGCGGGCGCCGCGCCGCCGCGTGCGACGGCCGGGCGCCTCGCACCCGAGCGTCGGCGCGCTTCGCTAGTCGCCCGTGCGGACGAGCACGACGAGCGCGCCGTCGGCCTGCGCCTCGCCGCCCGGCGACGGGGCGAACGCGAGCACGCGCGGCAGCGCCGCGAGCCACTCGGGGAGCTCGGCGCGCAGCACGGCGAAGCCGCCGCCCCGCCGGCCGCGCCCGTGGACGATGCGCACGACGGCCTGTCCGGCCGCCGCGGCGGCGGCGACCTCCCGCCGCACGCGCTCGCGCGCGGCCGCGGCGCGCAGCCCGTGCAGGTCGACCTCGCGCGTCGGCGCGAGCGCACCGCTGCACAGGCGCGCGAACGTCCGCGCCTTCACGCTCGCGCGGCGCGCGAGGCGGGGGTCGTCGGCGTCTTCGCGTGCGAACGCGTCGGACGCGCCGCCCGCAGCGCCGCGCGAGCGCGTCGTCCGCTCCCGCTCCCGCTCCCGCTCCCGCTCCCGCGCACCTGCGCCCGCCGGCGCCGCGGGGGGCTTTCGCGCGCGCACGCGCTCGGGCCCCCTGGGCAGCGGCTTCGCGTCGCCGACCGCGCGCGCGAAGTCGTCGGAGGGCGGCGTGCGGCGCGCAGTCATCGCGGGACGCTAGTCGGCGGTCGCGCGCGCGAGCGCGATCGCCTTGCGCGTCGCGGCGCCGATCGCGAGCGCGTCGAGCTCGGCGGGCGTCGCCCAGCGGTGCGCCTGCGGGCCGTCGAGTCGAACGCGCCCGCGCGGCGCGTCGGCCGCGAAGACGTGGAGGCGGAGCACGCGGTGCGAGAAGGTGTGCGACACCTCGCCTAGCAAGCGCACCCGCGCGACGGCGAGGCCCGTGCGCTCGCGCAGCGCGCGGTGCAGGCCGTCGGCCGGCGCCTCACCGGGCGCGAGGTCGCCGCCCGCGAGCTCCCACATGCCCGCCATGAGCCCCGCAGCCGGGCGCTTCGTGACCAGCACGCGCCCGCGCCGCGGCGCCCACGCGCACACGGCCTCGATCGGCGTCTGCGTCGTCCGCCGCGTCTTCACCGGCAGCGCGTCGGCGTCGCCGTGCGCGCGCGCGTCGCACGTCTTCGCGACGGGGCACACCAGGCAGCGCGGCGAGCGCGGCGTGCACACGAGCGCGCCGAGCTCCATCAGCGCCTGGTTCAGGTCGCCCGGGCGCTCGCCGCGCGCGAGCTCGCCCGCGCGCTCCCAGAGCGCGTCCATCACGGGCTTGCGCGCCGTGTCGTCGCGGACGCCGTCGAGGCGCGCGAGCACGCGCACGACGTTGCCGTCGACGATCGCCTCGGGTGCGTCGAACGCGATCGACGCCAGCGCGCCCGCCGTGTAGGGGCCGATGCCGGGCAGCGCGCGCAGCGCCTCCGCGGTGCGCGGGAACGCGCCGCCGTGCGCGAACGCGACCTCGCGCGCCGCGCGCTGCAGGTTGCGCGCGCGCGAGTAGTACCCGAGCCCCGCCCAGTGCGCGAAGACGTCGTCCTCGTCCGCGGTCGCGAGATCCTTGACGGTCGGGAAACGGGCGAGGAAGCGCTCGTAGTACGGGATCACCGTCTCGACGCGCGTCTGCTGGAGCATCGTCTCGGAGATCCAGATGGCATACGGGTCGCGCGTGCGGCGCCACGGGAGGTCGCGCCGGTTCGCGTCGTACCAGCGCAGCAGCGCCGCGCGCAGGCGCCGCGTGCGCGCGCGGCGCGCACCCGCCTCGCGCGCGTCGCTCACGGCCCGGTCGAGGCGAGCGCGTCGGGCGCGATCAGCGCGTCGACGTGCTCGCGCACCCACTTCGCGTCCCACCACTCGCGCGGGTCGACGTAGGTCGCGCCGACGAGGATCGCGAAGTGGAGGTGGTCGCCGCCGGCGAGCCCGGTCGCGCCCGAGCGGCCGAGCTCCCGCCCCTTCAGGACGTCGTCGCCCACCGCGACGTCGATCGACGACAGGTGCCCGTAGAGCGACGTCACGCCGAGCCCGTGGTCGAGCATCACGAGGTTGCCGTAGATGCCGTTCGGGCCGGCGAACACGACGACGCCGTCGTTCGACGCCGTGATCGGCGCGTGCGCGGTCGACGCGAGGTCGAAGCCGTAGTGCCGCGCCTGCGAGACGCGCTGCCCGTCGACCGTGTAGTGGCGCAGCTCGGCGAAGTCGCTCGTCACCTTCGAGTTCGCCATCTGCTCGAAGGCGCCGCGGAAGCGGCGGGGCGTGGGCGCGCCGACCGCGCCGCGGATGGTCTGCTCGCTCGTGACGCGCAGCTCCTCGTTGACGCGGCGGAAGGTCGCGACCGCGTCGCCGCCGTCGCCGAACTCGGCGGCGACGTTGTCGAGGAAGCGCTGCGACAGCGAGATCGGGACGGTCGGGAACGAAACGTCCTTGACGCGCACGGCGAGCCGCACCGTCGCCTCGTTGCCGGCCTCGTCGGTCGCGACGACGACGGGCACGGTGCCCGGCTCGACATCGATCGGCAGTGCATAGATGCAGGCCTCGCGGTCGTCGGCGAGCGTCGTGCCCGCGAAGAACGCGTCGCCGACGCGCACGCCGTG
This genomic interval from Myxococcota bacterium contains the following:
- a CDS encoding chloride channel protein, producing MIRAVTAFAFEGLDGLGAMLDAGLLREAEDPIAPARELAWTWRIAIPAIGGAVVGPLVWLFAREARGDGVPEVMKAVALRGGIIRPRIAGLKALTSAITIGSGGSAGSEGTIVQIGASMGSTLGQLLGLKVRELRTLVACGAAAGLSATFNAPIASALFAAEIVVGDFGVSNFSPIVIASVVATIVSRWALGNHAAFPVPPYEIVSPLEVFPYMVAGVVAGLVGVAFIRTLSFTEDRFAAVPLPEWGKAALGGALTGLVALALPQVYGVGYTSVGAALAGKLAAGTLGALLVGKLVATSLTLASGGSGGVFAPSLFLGAMTGGFLGHYIHAWFPDATATSGAYALVTMGAVVAATTHAPISAILIIFEMTQTIDIIPGLMAACVLSTVVSQRLSRDSIYTTKLRRQGVDIFTQDDPNALKQLFVRDEMQPEPEVVPANARFEALLDLVVQSHHSQFFVVDEGGRLLGAISLDEVRRLIYDREALSGVVVAGDLVERKPVLKPSDDLDLASRLFTASRMDEIAVVAEDDPTKIVATLRERAVVEAHGREMMRRDLAGGLSANVSAVAQGGRVHLGAGYALQQIVAPPSAFGRSLSDLDLRQRLGVQVVLIREIGGKHVRVPGAADVVREGDALVVAGTNAALDTLEQLSVAGV
- a CDS encoding NUDIX hydrolase codes for the protein MPNSSSEGLAPPPWEVVETEQLHDCRVFRVGRERARSPRTGALHDFYRLDSADWVNVVALTPGDELVLVRQYRHGLHATTLEIPGGMVDPGEEPAEAAARELLEETGYRAGAVAAVGRVNPNPALFGNRVHTFVATGCERVAPIRNEGAEETRVELLARARLHDAVRAGAIDHALVLAGLYAWELAERA
- a CDS encoding amidohydrolase family protein, with protein sequence MARVIKLGVKRPVTKPLLPDPEPAVVRHTILSVDDHLMEPPHTFEGRMPRKFEERAPRVVETEEGHQIWVYEDTPFFQVGFMCVAGRPREDHRVEPARFDEIRRGCWDIHARVKDMDIGGIWASVNFPSGVTGFGGTLFSESKDQELGLACVRAWNDWLFEEWHGSYPDRIVPLGITFLSDPAKGAEEIRRNAKRGFTAVTMPEQPHNQGLPPIFDAYWEPIIRACAETETVMNLHVGSSGFAKMPPGAPGLELGATLFQAMAFESCAQWLWSGWAARYPALKIAMSEGGIGWVGGLIDRLDNIMARSGYGSGWPDKSISPSDCLRRNFWFCMIDDPSTVVTLPAIGVENVLFESDYPHGDGTWPNTQNVFVDLCGDLPVEQRRMIACENASKLYRHPLPEKIVP
- a CDS encoding SGNH/GDSL hydrolase family protein, producing the protein MTDGARRARPAAKLALAAAALALALVGAELALRALPATTLGYEVNATGFIRPREFARDDAHNTLGMHDVEPAPKAPGARRVVLLGDSYVAAVSVPLAQGVARRLEAHLHERPGLGPVDVVALGKEGWGQREELAALAKHGRALAPDLVLLLFTTRNDVYNDAEGFDAKRAEQEALARAAREGLPIAELVPFESAIGLWVRGSALNQLVAHRLTLARIRRDAPPPVSFRAFAPAYADEWAPAWAATERLLVRIERRARALGAGFAVAAASTPEGVLDPAEGAARLAASHPDYAGVAFDVDLVDARLARLCAERGFAFAALQPALRALRRETGRELHWRYDGHWNAFGNDAAARLLAELAAERLGPARADAASGTAAGAAPGDAG
- a CDS encoding CbiX/SirB N-terminal domain-containing protein codes for the protein MNAIVLIDHGSRRAEANAQLEALAREVRARRPDAHVATAHLEVVPPDLAHAVAACVAAGATRVVVHPFFLSPGRHTQEDLPRLVDAARAEHPGVAIALSEPLGLDARIVDVALARIDAARTDAPERA
- a CDS encoding 2Fe-2S iron-sulfur cluster-binding protein; this encodes MSTPRHDSSRDDAHDPAAAEAGPGARPALVPVRFEPSGVRVQVAVGTKLLEAARAAGLPVASACGADGVCARCGMRVLEGADALAPETPREVEIKRRNRIDAELRLACRTEVRAPLVATTTYW
- a CDS encoding molybdopterin-binding protein, which produces MPTAGLLVIGNEILSGKVVDTNSPYLARELRELGVDLERILTIPDDVDGIAREVRAMSAAYDFVFTSGGIGPTHDDLTMEGVAQAFGRAIEENASMIERMERAQGRAPNASQRKMAMIPSGAVLVDSGDLWFPIVVVENVHIFPGIPELLQKKFQSIRERFRGVPFQLRRVYVTRHESDIAHSLNALLQDFPELMLGSYPRIGEEHYRVLLTLESRDEGYLERAVASLLERIPSDAVHRVE
- a CDS encoding DUF4079 family protein translates to MDPDGRDALLRGLAWLHPTWMAAALAIAFAALRSGLELRRRRARRGEGLAALRRSHLLRAKLALPLLVAGFALGPVAAVLARDMTPFRTLHAWVGVATLALFVAAGVTGHRLEEGALPLRAPHARLALAALLASAVAFATGFVLLP
- the aroC gene encoding chorismate synthase, which codes for MSSSFGRAFRITTFGESHGGGVGVVVDGCPPRLALDVAEIQRDLDRRRPGQSRLTTPRQEADRAEILSGLFEGRTLGTPIAILVRNTDARPSAYEHMKDVYRPSHADFTYEAKYGIRNWQGGGRASARETIGRVAAGAVARKLLREVAGIEVLAWVSRVHEVEAKVDPASATLAQVEANEVRCPDAEAAREMAERIDAARRAGDSLGGVVECVARNVPPGLGEPVFDKLDAQLAHAMLSLPAAKGFEIGSGFAGTRMTGLAHNDPFVPGEGGAPRAPSNRSGGVQGGISNGEPIVLRVAFKPTATIASAQQTVDRAGHAVVLEAQGRHDPCVLPRAVPLVEAMTCLVLADDWLRQRANEVL
- a CDS encoding Smr/MutS family protein; this encodes MKARTFARLCSGALAPTREVDLHGLRAAAARERVRREVAAAAAAGQAVVRIVHGRGRRGGGFAVLRAELPEWLAALPRVLAFAPSPGGEAQADGALVVLVRTGD